A single region of the Montipora capricornis isolate CH-2021 chromosome 13, ASM3666992v2, whole genome shotgun sequence genome encodes:
- the LOC138030330 gene encoding mucin-21-like, whose translation MDDNSDANSWEQLSDGVEEEIYAGPRDQDLHIPDDDVFSYRYQPVSPGNTDFHIPGDDVFSQLRSYLDQPDSPGNTTVNSGANGNQDPAKEQGPRAMPSGGSSGDEVLSVSRNLARLVRHSFAGVSPGLQGAGRGQVMSSFDSSSLSLSGSSRASQVHNAYNFNVVLLDPGVDKIPRRSTRKELGDNGRIVQLSLARGAQESAANEALSQSPMQQGSSTGRRSRPGFVFRQTYLSGATTGRFRALEPEPIGRVSGSDAQFNIASSSNAERNTTSGDRFSFIPPRPYSSSGFGRPSVTRSMTTSTGTISTSTSTSTNGPVTGTRARLVSHPGGRGPSGSSNGTHTIRTNNSSSPLSGSRLYRLSRGRTLQGRPTSTRTTSITTISNASAGRSNIAHIMDAAIATSSTSSTSTITDASATSSNATTVMVTASVTSSTSSSTSSISTITVASARSSNAAPVMVIAAVTGLTSSSISITNGSPAVRSGSVPISLPIALTSNATNSVSIHTTVNSTVASGTNTTNLLSPSVKVSSVAIASGMGGGSNHVDGGDALQSNEVIIRSSGEVEQSRGRRWRATLPIEVDDSDADDGAGLETEVSMMDNATPPTTTCTPTTGTVMAGTQ comes from the exons ATGGATGACAACTCTGATGCAAACAGTTGGGAACAACTGTCCGACGGAGTTGAGGAAGAAATTTACGCGGGACCCCGCGATCAG GATCTTCATATCCCGGATGACGATGTATTTAGTTACCGGTATCAGCCTGTCAGTCCAGGAAACACT gattttcaTATCCCGGGTGACGATGTATTTTCTCAGTTGAGGAGTTACCTCGATCAGCCGGACAGTCCAGGGAACACA ACTGTAAACAGTGGTGCTAATGGCAACCAGGACCCAGCTAAAGAGCAAGGACCCAGAGCGATGCCTTCAGGTGGTTCTTCTGGTGACGAG GTTCTGTCAGTGTCTAGGAATTTAGCTCGGTTGGTACGACATAGTTTTGCAGGTGTTTCTCCAGGGTTACAAGGGGCAGGCAGAGGACAGGTAATGTCATCATTTGACAGTAGCAGTCTTTCACTGTCAGGCAGTAGCAGGGCAAGTCAGGTGCACAATGCATATAATTTCAATGTGGTTCTGCTTGACCCTGGTGTTGACAAAATACCTCGTCGGAGCACCAGAAAAGAACTTGGAGACAATGGAAGAATTGTCCAGTTATCTTTGGCGCGGGGAGCACAGGAATCAGCAGCAAATGAAGCGTTG agCCAGAGTCCCATGCAGCAAGGTTCATCTACAG GAAGACGGTCCCGTCCAGGTTTTGTGTTTCGACAAACTTATCTTTCTGGAG CAACTACCGGTAGATTTCGTGCTTTGGAGCCAGAACCAATAGGTAGAGTCTCAGGAAGTGATGCACAATTCAACATTGCATCGTCAAGCAATGCTGAAAGAAACACCACCTCTGGTGATCGATTCAGTTTCATACCCCCAAGACCATACAGTTCAAGTGGATTTGGCAGACCATCGGTGACAAGGTCCATGACTACTAGTACTGGAACAATTTCAACATCAACCAGTACATCTACCAATGGTCCAGTAACTGGGACGAGGGCTAGGCTAGTTAGCCATCCAGGTGGAAGGGGACCATCTGGCAGTTCAAATGGAACACACACCATAAGAACTAATAATAGCAGTAGTCCTTTATCTGGAAGTAGACTCTACAGACTCTCTAGGGGAAGGACGCTTCAAGGTAGGCCAACCTCCACAAGAACCACATCAATTACCACTATTAGTAATGCCAGTGCAGGGAGGAGTAATATAGCACATATTATGGATGCAGCTATAGCTACTAGTTCCACCTCATCAACTAGCACCATTACTGATGCTAGTGCAACAAGCAGCAATGCAACAACTGTTATGGTGACAGCTTCAGTGACTAGTTCCACTTCATCAAGTACCTCATCAATTAGCACCATTACTGTTGCTAGTGCAAGGAGCAGCAATGCAGCACCTGTTATGGTGATAGCTGCAGTGACTGGTTTGACCTCATCAAGCATCTCCATAACGAATGGTTCGCCTGCTGTTCGATCTGGCAGTGTACCAATTAGTCTCCCTATAGCGCTAACCTCCAATGCCACAAATTCAGTCTCAATACACACCACTGTAAATAGCACTGTGGCCAGTGGGACTAACACCACCAATCTTTTGAGTCCATCAGTTAAGGTCAGTAGTGTTGCAATAGCTAGTGGTATGGGAGGTGGTTCTAATCATGTGGATGGTGGAGATGCTCTCCAAAgcaatgaagtgattataaggTCTTCAGGTGAAGTTGAACAGAGCCGTGGTCGCAGATGGCGTGCAACTCTTCCAATCGAAGTTGATGACAGTGATGCTGACGATGGAGCTGGGCTTGAAACTGAAGTATCTATGATGGATAATGCTACTCCACCCACCACAACATGCACACCTACTACTGGAACAG TAATGGCAGGGACACAGTAA